The Bactrocera dorsalis isolate Fly_Bdor chromosome 3, ASM2337382v1, whole genome shotgun sequence genomic interval cctttttcgtccttttcgatacgatccttgatttttttttttctgaattctatagacaataaaattctagaaagctacctggaagcgcaagtcgtttgctatactctaaatatatttaaataacagttaaaaacaaaatatgcctggccagacccgttggtctcgacgagggttattaaatttaatatcaagCAAATTTTCTATCCACTTACCCCTAACCCCATTATTTACTTACTTACGTGATATGATTATAATAGCCTAGCTCTTTTGCATTACACTATACTTTGAAGGTATGTCTTCTACGCTTTAATCAAGGTCTTGCTGTACTTTAACAGCAAAATACTCGtactatacaagtataatattgtaaatatgttcTTTACGATGTAAATTTTTGTAAcgaattatagaaaaataaatacgtATTTTACATTTACACCGTATTAAAAAGCACCgttaatgtatataatatacttttaagtataaataatattccAGATTGtattaatgtatgtgtgctttgtGCAATATTTCAAGATAATCATCAAATCTCAAATTAATCGTCTGTTTGTTCACCGTAACTTGACtaattttaatcaatattgtGAGGACGCGATATTTGTTAGTTTTCTGACACACAACTTTCATAACTTATATTATTAATTCGACtaaaactgtaaataaattAGTATTTGGTGAGCTTAGTATAAACATAATATTATCGCCATTAAGGTTGAAATGAATTCACAGGCATATATAGAACATAATATAATATCAAGTCATAAACTGaagacttaagacacaaacTTGCTCTGACTTCAGAATGCGCAAtgaattgtatgtacatatattgagaGAAATGATGAAATTTTAGCAAGCTCATTCCATGTTATTAAATGTTTGCAAACAGTTTGTGCAGATATTGAGCGAAAGTAAAATATGCGCGCTATTTAAGTTTtagtagcatacttttaggcagtGCAAAAAgcgttaaaatgaaaataatactaaatgcATATTTTCTGTTCTTTATGCAGATTGGTATTGCAAATGAATGGAATCGGACTGTGCCCCCTCtacaaattcatttaaaatagcCTACATACTGgaaacttctatatatgtaaatttctcTCAACATAAGAAGATTTAAgtacttaattaatttaaatttgcccTAAATTCtgaacaatatttgaaaaagcatatacttgtatgtacatatgtgcaagtCTTGATGTGTGTGTCTGGCACAGTATTAATTCATTCTAACACAAGTGCAACTAATGTTCTATTCCCCCACAGCTTGTTTGTAAGAAATGGCGTAGACATCAAAAAAGGCAGCAAAAATTAGAATTCAGAAAAACgtcttaaaaaatttctaatttaaatttatattacataGTCAAagcagaaatacaaaaaaaaatttaatgttatttattattaactaatAGTCAACTTgatttgtaaggcagctatgtCCTccagtaagaaaaaaatatttatcaattcgTCCGGGTCAAATCAGATCTTCAATGTGTGTCTGTGGATGTCTATCTATTAAGTGTTGAAGAGCTAAGCTAACCTAAGATCAAATAATTGTGTTGTGGCCGTGTTAAACATTCTTAATTAGAAATTAAACTGTACAGTCGCGAGAAGTCGAAGCCTAACATCCAAGAAGCCCTTATATCAATATTGACAGCCCCATTAAAATCTATTTCGTTGCTGATATTTTGAGCTTCGAATAaagacaattaaatttaaaagaatttgcttaataaagttttgtaattttctacAAAAGTGTATTTATTATCACGAAATTTCGGTGGAAGACCTAGAATTCATGAATAAtatattgtgtaaaaaatatttgcacaaaaccTTTCCTACCCAAGAAGCTTCTTACTTGTCGGAACCACCTATATACTGTAATATATGCGAGTAGCTGAAATACAAACCAAACAATCACAATCTCGCTTTTTTAtgagcattttttatttgaagagataccTTTACACAACTTTCACACTTTTATACAggccgaaaaaattgttcagttcggatAACTttaagtatactatatatttgccatacaaaattaaaagtCGGAATTCATTTATTGTATGAAATTATTTGTccatgtgaagggtattttagtTTCTAGTCTTAAATTGTTTGGCTTTCCACTCTTTGCTTTACTTTAATCGATTaatataatttagaaattattaaagCTTCCATACTACCAATTTCGGAGTTTCTCTACTAAAATCttcaatgaaaatttgaaatggcgTCTTTTGTCTTCTAAAAGATATATACGCTGAAACAACAGTTTGATATTGGATAAGCTGATACTGAAGtggaataaattttaatttatgcaatatcccgtaataatttattgttaaaaaacacaacaaattattgacaaaatttttttaaatttatttatttttgtggtttggcaaatcacatttttaatttcacaattcacATTATAGTTTTTCGTATATTTCTCTCTTTTTAACCATAATAACCACCACGACGACCGCCATATCCACCGCGGTATCCACCATATCCGCCACGATATCCACCATAACCGCCACGATAACCACCATAGCCACCACGGTAGCTACCGTAGCCCCGTGCCAAGCGTTCGCCCTCGTTTTCATGTCCTTGCTGGGCGTCGACATCGAACAAGGTTAAAGGTTGATCGGCTGCGTCAAAAGTGAGCACAGCATTATCGCCGACGGGATTACCGCTGGTGCCAACCAGCATCGCCACGAACACCACCACTATTAAACAAACGCTGACGGCACGCATTTTCACTgaatgattttttgttttaagaacgGTCCAGAGTATTTGCTAGGAAAGCTACTCTGGAAGAGTCGAAAACGTTTTGATTATACTCGAAATCGCGCTTTGCTTTTATATGCtgaaattgcaattaatttttgtcaACACTTCGTAAAATAGCTTTGCTTATACTAAACAATTACAAATcattttaataaactaaatgaaataaataatcgGCGAAATGTACATTACTCGAAATGAAGTCTCGAACGTgcttattgtaaaaatatagaatttacaatgtgtatacaagtataaaaattgaaattgaacaaGTAAAAGTAATCAGATGCGCCTAGCAATTTACAGACTGTCGTGTCAtgcaatagcaataaaaacaactcaGACCGCGAACACAACTACATACTTGATTTGGGGGCGGCTGTTGTTTACTGCCAATACCCCAGCTGAGCGGTGTCATCTTCTCATTTGAGGCGATTCAGATTTTCGCTCTCTCATTTAGT includes:
- the LOC125777301 gene encoding uncharacterized protein LOC125777301 → MRAVSVCLIVVVFVAMLVGTSGNPVGDNAVLTFDAADQPLTLFDVDAQQGHENEGERLARGYGSYRGGYGGYRGGYGGYRGGYGGYRGGYGGRRGGYYG